The following are encoded together in the Bombus pascuorum chromosome 10, iyBomPasc1.1, whole genome shotgun sequence genome:
- the LOC132911231 gene encoding uncharacterized protein LOC132911231: MAIANYFNRKLNHYDRKITFISKQVERYMDEYEQSGRHDESELVFFKKQLYKYEDDLCAIEQELAEVPSKEEYERGVKMLERNFDISRRIKQVLKGAQLTSPSMPTTGEPTITCKPTPDTLLTIHLPIFDGSFENWHHFYDTFSFIIDRDEQLTTIRKFHYLRSCLTGQAARSIQSLDVIASNYSIAIDMLKDKFDCHRQICMRHWELLVNYPKITTETPEAVDDLLDTVKLNLHALEKLGEPVTSNVVLINLLTSKLPPDTICEWQCTLPNKQMPLYMHLMDFLKTRTNGDSISSTSTVVKRTSDQRNRQRQAAPRSQTLVCPTCQGRHNIWNCDVFKAKSVKRRFEIVKGASLCINCLRKGHSFTQCHAGSCRICKQRHHTYLHREQSSTDRSSSEQSSSDRSYNGRSPTSSPTLRPSHRSRRSDHTRSTPKRESRSSQPKVTK, translated from the coding sequence ATGGCAATCGCTAACTACTTTAATCGGAAACTAAACCATTATGACCGCAAAATCACATTCATATCAAAACAAGTGGAACGCTATATGGATGAGTACGAACAATCCGGTCGTCATGATGAGTCCGAATTAGTATTCTTCAAGAAACAGTTGTATAAATACGAAGATGATTTATGCGCCATCGAACAGGAGCTGGCAGAGGTGCCAAGCAAAGAGGAATACGAACGCGGCGTCAAGATGTTGGAACGGAATTTTGATATAAGTCGACGGATAAAACAGGTCCTAAAAGGCGCACAACTAACTTCGCCGTCGATGCCGACAACCGGCGAACCAACTATTACTTGCAAGCCGACCCCAGATACATTACTAACGATTCATTTGCCTATTTTTGATGGCTCTTTCGAGAATTGGCATCACTTTTACGACACCTTCTCGTTTATAATAGATCGGGATGAGCAATTAACAACGATACGGAAGTTCCACTACCTTCGATCATGCCTGACTGGACAGGCCGCGAGAAGCATTCAATCATTAGACGTGATCGCTTCTAATTATTCAATCGCTATAGACATGCTTAAGGACAAATTCGACTGTCATCGTCAAATTTGTATGCGCCACTGGGAGCTTCTTGTCAACTATCCAAAAATAACCACGGAGACCCCCGAAGCTGTAGATGATCTCCTCGATACGGTGAAGCTAAATCTACATGCTTTAGAAAAACTAGGTGAACCGGTCACTTCAAACGTCGTGCTTATCAATCTATTAACCTCGAAGTTACCGCCAGACACAATTTGTGAATGGCAATGCACGTTACCGAACAAACAAATGCCGTTATACATGCATTTGATGGACTTCCTAAAAACACGGACGAACGGCGACAGCATTAGCTCCACATCAACCGTGGTAAAAAGGACGTCTGACCAACGTAACCGTCAGCGACAAGCCGCGCCGCGAAGCCAAACGTTGGTGTGTCCAACCTGCCAGGGACGACACAATATATGGAATTGCGATGTCTTCAAGGCAAAGTCGGTCAAAAGGCGCTTCGAAATCGTCAAAGGGGCTTCGCTCTGTATCAATTGTTTGAGAAAAGGACACTCCTTTACTCAGTGCCATGCCGGTTCATGTCGTATATGCAAACAACGACACCACACGTATTTACATCGAGAACAATCGTCGACCGACCGATCTTCAAGCGAACAATCGTCGAGCGACCGATCGTATAACGGACGATCACCAACAAGTTCACCGACACTTCGTCCGTCACATCGTTCGAGACGATCCGACCATACCCGATCGACTCCTAAACGTGAATCTCGGTCATCACAACCAAAGGTAACCAAATAG